One genomic segment of Falsiruegeria litorea R37 includes these proteins:
- a CDS encoding SDR family NAD(P)-dependent oxidoreductase — MGSVNYGSELIGRRAVVTGAASGIGAACAKALASHGVWTACVDIVPPDETVAEIKAASGRSVSITCDVAREEDVLALFAQVRQYIGRLDFLVHCAGVIHEKPLLDTRTEEFDRVIDVNLRGTFLVGREGIRAMQPQGGRVILIASDLGYLGRETFSPYVASKHGVIGLMRSWAKEFAPKILVNAICPGPIDTAMLSVDQMTEEWRQKERDIPLSRFGAAEEIADMAVFLSSNSSQFITGQGMHVNGGSVMP, encoded by the coding sequence ATGGGGTCGGTCAACTACGGATCAGAATTGATTGGCCGCCGGGCCGTGGTCACCGGTGCTGCCAGCGGAATTGGCGCTGCATGCGCCAAGGCGCTGGCCTCTCATGGGGTGTGGACGGCATGTGTTGATATTGTTCCGCCCGATGAAACCGTAGCCGAAATCAAGGCAGCCTCTGGTCGCTCGGTTTCGATCACCTGTGATGTGGCACGGGAAGAGGATGTATTGGCACTGTTTGCTCAGGTGCGCCAATACATCGGACGCTTGGATTTTCTGGTTCATTGTGCGGGGGTTATACATGAAAAGCCTCTGCTCGACACACGCACGGAAGAGTTTGATCGCGTGATCGATGTCAATTTGCGCGGCACCTTTCTGGTTGGCCGCGAAGGCATTCGTGCGATGCAACCCCAAGGCGGACGGGTGATCCTGATTGCCTCGGATCTGGGGTATCTCGGCCGCGAGACGTTTTCGCCCTATGTCGCCTCTAAACATGGTGTCATCGGCTTGATGCGCTCTTGGGCCAAGGAATTCGCGCCAAAGATCTTGGTCAATGCGATCTGCCCCGGCCCAATCGACACCGCGATGTTGTCGGTAGACCAGATGACCGAAGAATGGCGCCAGAAAGAACGGGACATTCCCTTGTCCCGGTTCGGCGCAGCCGAGGAAATCGCTGATATGGCGGTCTTCCTGTCCTCGAATTCCTCGCAATTCATTACGGGGCAGGGGATGCACGTCAATGGTGGGAGTGTAATGCCATGA